The proteins below are encoded in one region of Pomacea canaliculata isolate SZHN2017 linkage group LG7, ASM307304v1, whole genome shotgun sequence:
- the LOC112568098 gene encoding uncharacterized protein LOC112568098 has product MNAHPPPKLLGVVYNGSANNFISSKSEYENSVRSTCSSDTSYSSMITCTVTLLNQTIYTPGLYTVTFRNGLGDISFAFEIREKLLPTTNAMETTGQSKSEVAGPVAGGVICALVVIALVVSAVIFIRRKRRKPDERGLPRNQALTSKTYPERSLEIYDHLQRENINSPSVYQALGPQQASSAFTDHEDQENPHVYDIPIDLHENTRGTQQKETVYQNSIFS; this is encoded by the exons ATGAACGCCCACCCTCCACCCAAGCTGCTAGGAGTAGTTTACAACGGATCAGCAAATAATTTCATCTCCAGTAAATCTGAATATGAGAACAGTGTGAGGTCTACATGTTCATCTGATACATCGTACAGCTCTATGATTACCTGCACGGTGACTCTACTAAACCAAACCATCTACACCCCCGGGCTTTACACCGTTACTTTCAGAAATGGTCTTGGAGACATTTCATTCGCGTTTGAAATCAGAGAAAAATTACTACCAACAACAAATGCAATGGAAACAACAG GACAGTCGAAGTCTGAAGTTGCAGGACCTGTTGCTGGTGGAGTTATATGTGCTCTTGTTGTCATCGCGTTGGTTGTCAGTGCAGTCATCtttatcagaagaaaaagaa GAAAACCAGATGAGAGAGGCTTACC AAGGAACCAGGCGCTGACTTCAAAAACTTACCCCGAGAGAA GCCTAGAAATATACGACCATCTACAAAGGGAAAATATCAACAGCCCGTCTGTTTACCAAGCACTAGGACCTCAACAGGCTTCAAGCGCCTTTACAGACCATGAAG ATCAAGAAAACCCACATGTCTATGACATCCCGATTGACCTGCATGAAAACACAAGAGGAACACAACAAAAAGAGACAGTCTACCAGAACAGcatattttcttaa
- the LOC112568099 gene encoding uncharacterized protein LOC112568099, whose translation MLQSFKKSVKRKKALLMYGEKSLQVKMTPLIPLLIFMKFISDATGQTISLSCPSLQEGSIVGVNCSVPSSICAYTVVFFVFEINGGTPDRLCAVPSTQTCDMEPVGAMNCSCIQNVSDVKVYKLNFLGERAKYEGGKLTCSVDCSPAGQSCEPLRYTVTTSRSPSATTSSFSSSTKAGDTGNGSMG comes from the exons ATGCTGCAATCGTTCAAGAAAAGCGTCAAACGAAAAAAGGCATTGCTCATGTACGGAGAGAAATCTTTGCAAGTGAAGATGACACCACTAATTCCACTTTTGATTTTCATGAAATTTATTTCAg ATGCCACGGGTCAAACCATATCACTAAGTTGTCCATCTCTTCAAGAAGGTTCAATAGTGGGTGTCAACTGCTCAGTCCCATCATCGATCTGTGCATACACTGTTGTTTTCTTCGTTTTTGAAATCAATGGCGGAACACCTGATCGTTTATGCGCAGTACCCTCCACTCAAACATGTGATATGGAACCTGTTGGAGCAATGAACTGTAGCTGTATACAGAATGTTTCTGATGTTAAAGTTTACAAGCTCAACTTCTTGGGAGAAAGGGCTAAGTATGAGGGAGGAAAATTAACCTGTAGTGTGGACTGCTCGCCAGCCGGACAGAGTTGTGAACCTCTCCGCTACA ccgTAACAACATCTCGTTCGCCTTCTGCTACAACATCATCTTTTTCGTCTTCTACAAAAGCGGGTGACACAG GTAACGGTTCGATGGGTTGA